TTCGATGTTCGGGTTTTCGCGCTTGAGGCGCTTGATGAGCGCCTTGATTTCTTGGCGCTTGCTACCGCCACCGCCGTTGTCACAGACGGTGCAACTTTCGGTAAAGCGGCAGGCGCACTGGATAAACTGCAGCCCGTTGTAATTTTTCCAGTTGATAATGTCTTGCTCGTTGATGCAATACATAGGGCGGATGAGTTCCATGCCGCCGAAATTCAGGCTGTGGAGTTTGGGCATCATGCCCTGCAGTTGCGAGCCGTAGAACATCGCCATGACGGTGGTCTCGATGACATCGGAAAGGTGGTGACCCAGCGCAATCTTGTTGCAGCCCAGGTCCTTTGCCTTGTGGTAGAGGTGGCCGCGGCGCATCTTGGCGCAAACGTAGCAGGGGGAACGTTCGGTGTTGTTTGCCACGTCGAAAATGTTCGTCTCGAAAACAGTGATGGGGATTTCCAGGAGCTTTGCGTTGCTTTCGATTTTCTGGCGGTTGATTTCGTTGTAACCGGGGTCCATTACCAGGTATTCCACGTCGAATTTCACGTCGCTGTGGCGGTGGAGCATCTGGATGAGCTTCGCCATGAGCATGGAATCCTTGCCGCCGGAA
The Fibrobacter sp. UWP2 DNA segment above includes these coding regions:
- a CDS encoding ATP-binding protein codes for the protein MARELSFVQSVERSISKTYRERLWTPFITAIKNYKLIEAGDKIAVCISGGKDSMLMAKLIQMLHRHSDVKFDVEYLVMDPGYNEINRQKIESNAKLLEIPITVFETNIFDVANNTERSPCYVCAKMRRGHLYHKAKDLGCNKIALGHHLSDVIETTVMAMFYGSQLQGMMPKLHSLNFGGMELIRPMYCINEQDIINWKNYNGLQFIQCACRFTESCTVCDNGGGGSKRQEIKALIKRLKRENPNIEKSIFNSLHSVCIETFPGYKAGGELHSFLDDYEERLPQKG